A region of the Plasmodium vinckei vinckei genome assembly, chromosome: PVVCY_11 genome:
aaaatatattcacatataaacatgtaatatttaattttcacattttttttagagcACATTCTGCCCTTGCCGACCCGTAAATTCCCAAGGTCTCATAATTCCAAACAATTCGGGCACTATGGaaagttatatttttagtgagcatttttatcattctTATGCGGGTGATGGCTCCTTTGATTTGTCAACAATAAAGTATTTTGtaagaaaatttaaattctATACCGGACTAACAAAAGACGattaaattttgtaaacatttttaaaatacataGGTTTGATTCTTTGTGTAACTTTacacatattatatttgtatttttccGTTGCTTATGAATTTATAAAGCATATGTTAAaggatataatatttttttttaaaggtattttataattaatttatcatattattaataataattaatttttgtttatatattttttgtgatTTTTATTGATGTATGcatgtaaaatatttgtattgtctaataatattatattctttaaaattaatcttatattttgcatttttaatttataaaaacttcaaattataataattgtacatttttaaaaatataaaattctgaaatataaaatttttcaaatataccagccaaaattgtttttttagctattttttttttcaaaaaaaaaaaaatgtgtcgcttttttttattttcattttggtgagttgatttattaaatttgtatatactATAGAGCACAAAATTGGAATaccataaatatatgcacattaaaaaaatgtacacACATAAACAACAatcaataaatatgcaaatatagactctacataaaatattctttttatttatgtgaGTGTACATATGTGGGcttatttgaattttatgaattgttcataatattttttccataaatgttacaaaatatgactgttaatataattttttgtttttttttctttttttgtttttcttttatttcccttttttgtgtgttataattaaatttgttttttgttATCGTATGTCATTTTTTAGCGATTTTTTTGtcctttttttcactttaaGCAAATCTTTGCAATTTCAAAAAGTATGAACAGTATTTAAAAAGGGgaaaatatcatttttgtataaattaaaaaaaaggacTAATGAAATTTctcaaatttaataaagaaGATGATCGGCCAAAAAccgaaaatgatgaaaatggtaattatataataaatgacaattgccaaataaataaagacatagagttaaatgaaatatctataaaaaaagatgaagATATCAGTAATCCAAAATGTTTAACAAAATGGAAGTTACTTAAGATATTGcttacaaaattaataatttcctttggatttttcataatttcaTTGTTTATACAAAGCTTCTTTATGATATATAGTGACTCCTATTATATACCATATACAGCACCTTTAAATGATCGAATCCATACAATGCTTGGTGGTAGTCCACCTAAATGGGCTTCATATAATTTGGCAAATAGTTTAGTGGGTTTACTATCAGTTACATTTGCTcaattgataatatttaatagtatatatttatctataGCTATTATTTGtcgatttttttatatgcatgggcttttttatcttttaagAGGAATACTATTATACATTACTTCACTACCTGCTACATTAAAAACATGTATACCCCTAGAGAATGGAAATATAGGTTTTAAACTATTGCAGGTCCtgaaaatgaatttaaaCCTGGTATCTGTATGCACAGATTTAATTGTATCGGGGCATACTTTTACAacaacaatatttttattatttgtattttgtTATGTGGACAatgttatattaaaaataattacagCTTTGTTATCTTGTTTCATATATTCCATTTTGATTATTGGATTTATACATTATACATCAGATGTAGTATTAGGGATATTGATtggtttttttatttttgggTTATACCACATATTACTTGATTTGTCATCCTTACATTATATAACATCCACATTATATGATGTTAGAGGTATATCAAGTAAGAAagagaataaaaattttgaaggcaagccattttttttaagatcttttttattaagaaATTTAATGGGTATTATCCCACTCTTAGAAGGATTACATTACACATTAGATTATGCAATGAATCAAAATAGCGATACATTTGGATTTTGTAATTGT
Encoded here:
- a CDS encoding sphingomyelin synthase 2, putative, which translates into the protein MKFLKFNKEDDRPKTENDENGNYIINDNCQINKDIELNEISIKKDEDISNPKCLTKWKLLKILLTKLIISFGFFIISLFIQSFFMIYSDSYYIPYTAPLNDRIHTMLGGSPPKWASYNLANSLVGLLSVTFAQLIIFNSIYLSIAIICRFFYMHGLFYLLRGILLYITSLPATLKTCIPLENGNIGFKLLQVLKMNLNLVSVCTDLIVSGHTFTTTIFLLFVFCYVDNVILKIITALLSCFIYSILIIGFIHYTSDVVLGILIGFFIFGLYHILLDLSSLHYITSTLYDVRGISSKKENKNFEGKPFFLRSFLLRNLMGIIPLLEGLHYTLDYAMNQNSDTFGFCNCENNLNEDGVPIDLFKEPQVKDKSFFGYSNHLSHVYAGDGKHNFLLFKLFGPCPRE